One window of Vitis riparia cultivar Riparia Gloire de Montpellier isolate 1030 chromosome 5, EGFV_Vit.rip_1.0, whole genome shotgun sequence genomic DNA carries:
- the LOC117915446 gene encoding phosphoenolpyruvate carboxylase kinase 1-like codes for MSEALRRDYQVCEEIGRGRFGTVFRCISVESGDSFACKSIDKIILADDSIDRQCIEGEAKIMQLVSGHSNVVQIFDVYEDDTHLDIILELCSSSDLFDRIADRVFSEAEAAAVMKPLMEAVAHCHRRGVAHRDIKPDNIFFDEWNRLKLGDFGSAECFREGELMSGIVGTPYYVAPEVIAGREYSEKVDVWSAGVILYIMLAGIPPFYGESSMEIFEAVLRANLRFPARIFHSVSTAAKDLLRRMICKDVSRRFTAEQVLRHPWMTSVGETRTEADLT; via the exons ATGAGCGAAGCATTGAGGAGAGACTACCAGGTGTGCGAAGAGATCGGCCGGGGGCGATTCGGAACTGTTTTCCGGTGCATCTCGGTGGAGTCCGGCGACTCCTTCGCTTGCAAATCCATCGATAAAATCATCCTTGCCGACGACTCCATCGACCGCCAATGCATCGAGGGGGAGGCTAAGATTATGCAACTTGTCTCCGGTCACTCTAACGTTGTTCAGATCTTCGACGTCTACGAAGATGACACTCACCTCGACATCATTCTCGAGCTCTGTAGCTCCTCCGATCTCTTCGATCGTATTGCCGACCGAGTCTTTTCCGAGGCAGAGGCGGCCGCTGTGATGAAGCCGCTGATGGAAGCGGTGGCTCACTGTCACCGACGAGGCGTGGCTCACCGGGACATTAAGCCGGATAATATCTTTTTTGATGAGTGGAATCGTTTGAAACTTGGGGATTTTGGCTCGGCCGAGTGCTTTAGGGAGGGCGAGTTGATGAGCGGAATCGTCGGGACGCCGTACTATGTGGCGCCGGAGGTAATCGCCGGAAGGGAGTACAGTGAGAAGGTTGATGTTTGGAGTGCGGGGGTGATTTTGTACATAATGCTGGCCGGTATCCCTCCTTTTTACGGCGAGTCTTCGATGGAGATTTTCGAGGCGGTGCTTCGCGCGAATCTCCGGTTCCCGGCGAGAATTTTTCACTCGGTATCAACGGCAGCAAAGGATCTCTTGAGGAGGATGATCTGTAAGGACGTTTCAAGGCGTTTCACGGCAGAACAAGTTCTAA GACATCCATGGATGACAAGCGTTGGTGAGACAAGAACAGAGGCAGATCTAACTTGA